The DNA window GCAGCCCGAACCCGAGCCCCAGCCGGAACCCCAGACCGCGGGCGCCCCGACGTCCGCACCCGAGGAGCAGGCGGCTCCCGCCGCTTCCGCTCCGGAGCCGGAACCGACACCCGCCCCCTCCGCCGAGACGTCCACGGACCGCGAGGAGACCGCTCCCCCGGTCGACGTGGGAACCGTCAGCGGTGCCAACCAGGCGGACGGGACCGACGCCGTCACGGAGACGTACGTGACCCCGCTCGTGCGTAAGCTCGCCGCGGAGGAGAACGTCGACCTGAGCACGGTACGCGGCACCGGGGTCGGTGGCCGCATCCGCAAACAGGACGTCCAGGAAGCGGCGCGCAAGCAGCGGGAACGTTCCACCGCACCCGCCGCCGCTCCTGCCTCCCCCGCCGCTTCCACCCCGGCACAGCAGCGCCCGGCCACCGCGGCCGACACGAGCATGCGCGGGCGTACTGAGCAGATGTCGAAGCTGCGCCAGTCCATCGCCGAGCAGATGGCCGACTCACTGCGGATCTCCGCCGAGATCACCCAGGTCGTCGAGGTCGACGTCACCAACATCGCGCGGCTCCTCGAACGCGCCGGGGACCAGTTCGAGGCGCGCGAGGGCGCGGAGTTGGGCTTCTTCCCGTTCTTCGCGCTGGCGACCGTCGAGGCGCTGAAGACCCACCCGAAGCTGAACGCGGTCATCGACAGCTCCAGCTACGAGGTCACCTACCACAGTGTCGAGCACCTCGGAATCTCCGTGGACACCGAGGGCGGGTTGCTGATCCCGGTCGTGAAGGACGCGGGCGACCTGAACCTGGGTGGCGTGGCACGCAAGGTCTCCGA is part of the Haloactinospora alba genome and encodes:
- the sucB gene encoding 2-oxoglutarate dehydrogenase, E2 component, dihydrolipoamide succinyltransferase, producing MPTSVPMPELGESVTEGTVTQWLKQVGDTVETDEPLLEVATDKVDTEIPSPTSGVLTRILVSEDETVEVGAEIAVIGGEDEAAGGEESASPAKDAQPEPEPQPEPQTAGAPTSAPEEQAAPAASAPEPEPTPAPSAETSTDREETAPPVDVGTVSGANQADGTDAVTETYVTPLVRKLAAEENVDLSTVRGTGVGGRIRKQDVQEAARKQRERSTAPAAAPASPAASTPAQQRPATAADTSMRGRTEQMSKLRQSIAEQMADSLRISAEITQVVEVDVTNIARLLERAGDQFEAREGAELGFFPFFALATVEALKTHPKLNAVIDSSSYEVTYHSVEHLGISVDTEGGLLIPVVKDAGDLNLGGVARKVSDLTQRAHTGALNPEELSGGTFTLTDTGSVGGLLETPIITQPQVGILSTGAVVKRPVVVDDPELGEVIAVRSMVYLSLTHDHRLIDSADAGRFLQAVRERLEEGAFDADLGLA